In a genomic window of Pontibacter liquoris:
- the hutI gene encoding imidazolonepropionase has translation MNTKQHMTATITLVGPFVQVLPMAGLPAAGPIADIQLQVIEQAGVLVQDGRIVKVDAYKELAQEAKEKNYQLEPVVSPMVLLPGLIDAHTHICFAGSRANDYAQRVAGKSYLEIARSGGGILDSVRKTREASLPELVLLLKQRCDRHLSEGVTTCEVKSGYGLTVEDELKMLEAIQLVNAQHALDLVPTCLAAHTLPPEFSDPRAYLQHIQEELLPQVIKQQLAKRIDIFIEDTAFTEEVALDYLLAAKALGMEVTVHADQFSTGGSRIAAAVGAVSADHLEASGEAEMALLQQAGTVATVLPGASLGLGMGYAPARKMLDSGLCLAIATDWNPGSAPMGDLLLQAALLGAAEKLTTAETLTAMTCQAARALNLTDRGTLSAGQLADMIAFPTADYKDILYFQGKLKPAMIWKNGIRI, from the coding sequence GTGAATACAAAACAACACATGACAGCTACTATCACCCTTGTAGGGCCCTTTGTGCAGGTGCTGCCTATGGCAGGCCTGCCGGCAGCAGGGCCAATTGCAGATATTCAATTACAGGTGATTGAACAGGCCGGCGTGCTGGTGCAGGATGGCCGCATCGTAAAGGTGGATGCCTACAAGGAACTTGCGCAGGAAGCAAAGGAAAAGAACTACCAACTCGAACCGGTTGTCAGCCCGATGGTGCTGCTGCCTGGACTGATCGATGCCCACACCCACATCTGCTTTGCCGGCTCGCGTGCCAACGATTACGCACAAAGGGTAGCCGGAAAATCATACTTAGAAATTGCCCGCAGTGGCGGCGGAATTCTGGATAGCGTGCGCAAAACGCGTGAGGCTTCGTTACCGGAACTGGTCCTGCTCCTGAAACAGCGTTGCGACCGCCATCTTTCCGAAGGCGTGACAACCTGTGAGGTGAAGAGCGGCTATGGCTTAACCGTGGAGGACGAGCTGAAAATGCTGGAGGCCATCCAACTGGTGAACGCGCAACATGCCCTGGACCTGGTGCCAACCTGCCTGGCCGCCCACACACTGCCACCAGAATTCTCAGACCCAAGAGCGTACCTGCAGCACATACAGGAGGAGTTACTGCCACAAGTCATAAAACAGCAACTGGCAAAGCGCATCGATATTTTTATTGAAGACACCGCTTTTACCGAAGAAGTTGCGCTAGATTACCTGCTGGCTGCCAAAGCATTGGGAATGGAGGTAACCGTGCATGCGGATCAGTTTAGCACCGGCGGCAGCCGGATTGCCGCCGCAGTGGGCGCCGTCAGTGCCGATCACCTGGAAGCAAGCGGGGAGGCGGAAATGGCCTTGCTGCAGCAGGCAGGCACAGTCGCTACGGTCTTGCCCGGCGCCTCACTGGGCCTGGGCATGGGGTATGCGCCAGCCCGAAAAATGCTTGATAGTGGCCTGTGTCTCGCTATTGCTACCGACTGGAACCCCGGCTCTGCACCTATGGGTGATCTGCTGCTACAGGCAGCCTTGCTAGGCGCAGCCGAAAAACTGACCACAGCCGAAACCCTGACCGCTATGACCTGCCAGGCTGCCCGGGCCCTTAATTTAACGGATCGGGGCACGCTCTCCGCAGGACAACTTGCTGATATGATTGCTTTTCCAACTGCTGATTACAAGGATATCTTATACTTTCAGGGCAAGCTGAAACCAGCGATGATCTGGAAAAACGGGATTCGGATTTAA
- the hutG gene encoding formimidoylglutamase yields MYKPTTKEAWKGRVDAHDGELGLRWHQVMQLLTLSEELPALPPDEIAFAFIGFCCDEGVRRNQGRIGAVAGPAALRNAMASFALHLPAQVKLYDAGDVLCTNQNLEEAQEQLGKKVALLLQKGYRPLVLGGGHEVAYGHYLGVEHVAAQQQVGILNFDAHFDLRSYEKQATSGTPFRQIADRLQGMNQPFKYNCIGIQAAGNTRVLFEAAEQLQVRYTVAEQVQLYQLPTLQQQLADFLAQVDKVYLTIDLDVFAAGYAPGVSAVNALGLQPEVVLALLRQVVHSGKLLSLDVAELNPSFDLDNRTAKLGAGLLYHVLQEWHQV; encoded by the coding sequence ATGTATAAACCAACCACAAAAGAAGCCTGGAAAGGGCGGGTGGATGCGCATGATGGCGAACTAGGCTTACGCTGGCACCAGGTCATGCAGTTGCTCACTTTATCTGAGGAGCTGCCGGCCCTGCCACCGGATGAGATCGCTTTTGCATTTATAGGCTTTTGCTGTGATGAGGGCGTACGTCGCAACCAGGGCAGGATCGGGGCAGTGGCAGGGCCTGCCGCTTTGCGCAATGCCATGGCCTCTTTTGCCCTTCACCTGCCGGCGCAGGTAAAGCTGTATGATGCCGGCGATGTGCTTTGTACCAATCAGAACCTGGAAGAGGCACAGGAGCAACTGGGCAAAAAAGTAGCTCTGCTGCTGCAGAAAGGTTACCGGCCGCTGGTACTCGGAGGCGGTCACGAGGTGGCTTATGGTCATTATCTGGGGGTGGAGCACGTTGCAGCACAGCAGCAGGTGGGTATTCTGAATTTTGATGCGCATTTCGATCTGCGCAGCTATGAAAAGCAAGCTACTTCCGGTACGCCCTTCCGGCAAATTGCTGACAGGTTGCAAGGTATGAACCAGCCCTTCAAGTATAACTGCATCGGTATTCAGGCTGCCGGCAACACTCGTGTACTTTTTGAGGCAGCAGAGCAGCTGCAGGTGCGGTACACCGTAGCTGAGCAGGTGCAGCTCTACCAATTACCTACGCTACAGCAACAATTAGCCGATTTCCTGGCTCAGGTAGATAAAGTATACCTGACCATAGACCTGGATGTGTTTGCTGCCGGCTATGCGCCCGGCGTGAGTGCCGTAAATGCGCTGGGGCTGCAGCCGGAAGTGGTGCTGGCGCTGCTCCGGCAGGTGGTGCATAGCGGGAAACTGCTGAGCCTGGACGTAGCCGAACTTAACCCCTCTTTCGATTTGGATAACCGCACAGCAAAACTCGGTGCGGGCTTGTTATACCATGTGCTGCAGGAGTGGCACCAGGTATAA
- a CDS encoding SMP-30/gluconolactonase/LRE family protein encodes MRTILTTSCCLLLLLSANSCTSGLFGSKAPLKLEEAWKTDDVLRTPESALHDPQRDVIYVSNINKMSEENRKDGDGFISTLTTDGKVDELYWVTGLNDPKGIALYNNVLYIADIDELVAVSTQTGAILGRYKADKAEMLNDVTVDNSGNVYVTDSGAKRVYQFSNGRLTRWMDNTAREKPNGIYFDGDRLLLALMSSGEVRFLDPETKKLTDWTEGIKNADGIAKMSDGNYLVSGWDGEVYLVLPEGKNYKLLDTKGKNINAADISYSERLNVLLVPTFKDNRVFAYTLSE; translated from the coding sequence ATGAGAACTATACTTACAACATCCTGCTGCCTGTTGCTGCTTTTATCTGCTAATAGTTGCACGAGCGGTTTGTTTGGCTCCAAAGCACCTCTTAAACTGGAGGAAGCCTGGAAAACCGACGATGTGTTACGCACCCCGGAATCGGCCCTGCACGATCCGCAACGCGATGTGATCTATGTATCCAATATCAATAAAATGTCGGAGGAGAACCGCAAGGATGGCGATGGCTTCATTTCGACGCTCACGACAGACGGCAAAGTAGACGAGCTCTACTGGGTAACCGGCCTGAATGATCCTAAAGGTATTGCGCTTTACAATAATGTGCTATACATAGCCGATATAGATGAACTGGTGGCTGTTTCGACGCAGACAGGTGCTATTCTGGGCCGCTACAAAGCAGATAAGGCCGAGATGCTGAACGATGTGACGGTAGATAATTCAGGGAATGTGTACGTGACGGATTCGGGGGCAAAGCGCGTTTACCAGTTTAGCAACGGGCGGCTGACCCGATGGATGGACAATACCGCCCGCGAAAAACCAAACGGTATTTACTTTGATGGCGACCGTTTGCTGCTAGCCTTAATGAGCAGCGGCGAAGTGCGTTTTCTGGATCCGGAAACAAAGAAACTGACGGACTGGACAGAAGGCATTAAAAATGCAGATGGAATTGCTAAAATGTCCGATGGCAATTACCTGGTATCCGGGTGGGACGGCGAAGTATACCTGGTGCTGCCCGAAGGCAAAAACTACAAATTGCTCGACACCAAAGGAAAGAACATCAATGCCGCCGATATCAGTTACTCCGAAAGGCTGAATGTGCTGCTGGTGCCTACGTTTAAAGACAACCGCGTTTTTGCCTATACTTTATCAGAATAA
- a CDS encoding AMP-binding protein, with the protein MTEKSLLLNGKKFYYDEIADYSFRNSIPLNGYESKTLEFCRSWLNGIQEFPIQTSGSTGVPKPIVLLRQQLEANARRTIKLLHLQKGDTMLVCLNTEYIAGMMMLTRGFIADMEMIIVEPVGNPMTLVEDNLKIDFSSYVPMQLHSILHETPEAIAQLNQMRGILVGGAPVSPALQRELQQVQAPVYHTYGMTETASHIALRRLNGPEAADYYQVLENIKVGLDKRGCLTIKGDITNNELLVTNDIVELLTPTRFRWIGRADNTINTGGVKVQIEKVELAVAEALIDWEPAPRFFIAPQPDELLGEKIVLLLESQPLVAHKEEELLTNLRPYLRKFEMPKELFYAPAFTETATGKLSRQRTLQKLGLYTD; encoded by the coding sequence ATGACAGAAAAATCCCTTCTCCTGAACGGCAAGAAATTTTATTACGATGAGATTGCCGATTATTCGTTCCGCAACAGCATTCCGTTAAATGGCTATGAGAGCAAAACGCTGGAGTTTTGCCGCAGCTGGCTCAACGGGATACAGGAATTCCCGATCCAGACCTCCGGCTCTACCGGCGTTCCCAAACCCATCGTCCTGCTGCGGCAGCAATTAGAAGCCAATGCCCGCCGCACCATCAAGCTGCTTCACCTGCAAAAAGGCGATACGATGCTGGTGTGCCTCAACACCGAGTACATTGCCGGCATGATGATGCTGACCCGCGGTTTTATTGCCGATATGGAAATGATCATTGTGGAGCCGGTCGGCAACCCGATGACCTTAGTAGAAGACAACCTGAAAATAGATTTTAGTTCTTATGTGCCCATGCAGCTCCACAGCATCCTGCATGAGACGCCCGAAGCAATAGCGCAGTTAAACCAGATGAGAGGCATTCTGGTGGGCGGCGCGCCGGTGAGCCCCGCTTTGCAGCGCGAGCTGCAACAGGTACAGGCACCGGTCTATCATACGTATGGCATGACGGAAACAGCTTCACACATTGCCCTGCGCCGCCTGAACGGGCCCGAAGCTGCCGATTATTACCAGGTGCTGGAAAACATCAAAGTAGGCCTTGATAAACGCGGCTGCCTCACCATCAAAGGCGATATCACCAACAATGAGCTGCTGGTAACAAATGACATTGTAGAGCTGCTCACGCCCACCCGTTTTCGATGGATTGGCCGGGCTGATAACACGATCAATACAGGCGGCGTGAAAGTGCAGATAGAAAAAGTAGAGCTCGCCGTAGCCGAAGCCCTGATAGACTGGGAGCCGGCACCACGCTTTTTTATCGCTCCGCAGCCAGACGAACTGTTAGGTGAAAAGATCGTGCTGCTGCTGGAAAGCCAGCCCCTGGTTGCTCATAAAGAAGAAGAGCTGCTGACCAACCTGCGCCCTTACCTGCGCAAGTTCGAAATGCCCAAGGAGTTATTCTATGCGCCCGCCTTTACCGAAACGGCCACCGGCAAGCTTTCGCGGCAGCGCACCTTACAAAAACTGGGCCTCTACACCGATTAA
- a CDS encoding DoxX family membrane protein: MNVSQDMNRVERWTDSHHPLWLDFVRIGLGLFILAKGIMFIQNTDALLHILRTSRFEWVSLGLAHYVAFSHLFGGLLITLGLLTRVAILFQIPILLGAVIFVNSQRGFYVENTELWLSLLVLGLLIFFLIFGSGRFSLDHYMKVHKEGTY, from the coding sequence ATGAACGTATCACAAGACATGAACCGCGTTGAACGCTGGACCGATTCCCATCACCCGCTTTGGCTGGACTTTGTACGCATTGGATTAGGCTTGTTCATCCTGGCCAAAGGCATTATGTTTATCCAGAATACCGATGCCCTGCTGCATATTTTGCGGACCAGTAGATTTGAGTGGGTTTCTCTGGGGCTGGCACATTATGTGGCCTTTTCGCATTTGTTCGGGGGCCTGCTGATTACACTCGGCCTGTTAACCCGGGTAGCCATTTTGTTTCAGATCCCCATCCTGCTTGGCGCGGTTATTTTTGTTAACTCCCAGCGGGGCTTTTATGTAGAGAATACCGAACTGTGGTTGTCGCTGCTGGTGCTCGGCCTGTTGATCTTTTTCCTGATATTCGGTTCCGGCCGCTTCTCCCTGGATCACTACATGAAAGTACACAAAGAAGGGACTTACTAA
- a CDS encoding DoxX family protein, whose translation MDLTQEDHPTRRVNSASNPIWMDGLRIALGLFLFIKGIMFLEHTSDVFYIFSRQQDMLSAEKADLLTSSVHIIGGLMIAFGALTRLALLCQIPIVLGAVMFVNPRQGVALGNTELWISLVVLLLLIFFMIVGPGRYSIDNKVFRPKK comes from the coding sequence ATGGATCTGACACAGGAAGATCACCCTACCCGGCGCGTAAACAGCGCCAGCAACCCTATCTGGATGGACGGCTTACGAATTGCCTTAGGGCTTTTTCTCTTCATCAAAGGCATTATGTTTTTAGAGCATACAAGTGATGTCTTTTACATTTTCAGCCGGCAGCAGGATATGCTGAGTGCCGAAAAAGCAGACCTGCTGACCAGTTCCGTTCATATCATCGGCGGCCTGATGATCGCATTCGGGGCTTTAACACGGCTTGCGTTGCTGTGCCAGATCCCGATCGTGCTGGGGGCAGTGATGTTCGTAAACCCACGCCAGGGTGTGGCACTGGGCAATACTGAGCTTTGGATATCCCTCGTCGTGCTGCTGCTGCTGATTTTTTTCATGATTGTGGGGCCCGGCCGTTATTCCATCGATAACAAGGTCTTTCGTCCGAAAAAGTAA
- the menD gene encoding 2-succinyl-5-enolpyruvyl-6-hydroxy-3-cyclohexene-1-carboxylic-acid synthase, with product MIIQPVVNIAEICARKGVQHVVLSPGSRCAPLTIAFARHPQLTVRTVSDERAAAFIALGMAQTTGKPTVLVCTSGTAALNYAPAVAEAFYQQVPLLVLTADRPPEWLDQLDGQTIRQQQVYGQHIKQSYTFPVDFAHPDTTWYSERIMSEALNLCTAFPAGPVHVNVPLREPFYPEAGEEIHFGKQVKIITEEGQDFALSTAKAIKLEQEILRFRRIVVVAGQEKHDAKLLQALHQFSESTNAVVVSDIISNAQRLPKAIRYQDALLSCPDKEALAQLQPDLLLTFGKSVISKSLKLYLRKYKPQAQWHIQQAGAVADTFQALTKIIHCEPASFFTSMAGSTRTAADFAAAWQQLDAKAGTFLEKYAAEGAYSELTVVARVLRQLPQQSNLHLANSMTVRYANIVNLRAEQQVTVFANRGTSGIDGCTSTAVGCALTSTGITTLLTGDMAFFYDRNGLWHNYLPQNLRIVILNNHAGGIFRLIDGPRQQPELEPYFETHQALNAENTAHDFGMAYTAVHTMEELTQALPAFFSTDAGPSILEIFTDSKANAEAFASYKQALQQTAF from the coding sequence ATGATCATACAGCCTGTTGTTAATATTGCTGAAATATGTGCCCGTAAAGGAGTGCAGCATGTCGTGCTTTCTCCCGGCTCACGGTGTGCTCCGCTGACTATCGCATTTGCGCGCCACCCGCAACTTACGGTCCGTACAGTGAGTGATGAGCGGGCAGCAGCCTTTATAGCATTGGGCATGGCCCAGACAACAGGCAAGCCCACCGTGCTGGTTTGTACATCGGGCACAGCGGCGCTGAACTATGCCCCGGCTGTGGCCGAAGCATTTTACCAACAGGTACCGTTGCTGGTATTAACCGCCGACCGCCCTCCTGAATGGCTCGATCAACTCGATGGTCAGACCATCCGGCAGCAGCAGGTCTATGGCCAGCACATCAAGCAGAGCTATACCTTTCCGGTAGATTTTGCGCATCCGGATACCACTTGGTACAGCGAACGGATAATGTCGGAAGCGCTGAACCTCTGCACCGCTTTTCCGGCCGGGCCGGTACACGTGAATGTGCCTTTAAGAGAGCCTTTCTACCCGGAAGCTGGTGAAGAAATCCATTTTGGCAAGCAAGTCAAGATCATAACCGAAGAAGGACAGGATTTTGCGCTGAGTACGGCAAAAGCCATCAAGCTGGAGCAGGAGATCTTACGTTTCAGGCGCATTGTGGTGGTAGCAGGCCAGGAGAAGCATGACGCCAAGCTGCTGCAGGCCCTGCACCAGTTTTCAGAATCAACCAACGCCGTGGTGGTGAGCGACATTATCAGCAACGCACAGCGATTACCTAAAGCGATCCGCTACCAGGATGCGCTCCTCTCCTGCCCCGACAAGGAAGCCCTAGCCCAATTACAGCCCGATCTGCTCCTCACGTTTGGCAAATCGGTGATCTCTAAAAGCCTGAAGCTCTACCTCCGCAAGTATAAACCGCAGGCGCAGTGGCACATTCAACAGGCGGGTGCTGTGGCGGATACCTTTCAGGCACTCACCAAAATAATCCATTGCGAGCCGGCCAGCTTTTTTACAAGTATGGCGGGCAGCACCCGAACAGCTGCAGATTTTGCAGCCGCCTGGCAGCAGCTGGACGCCAAAGCCGGCACCTTCCTGGAGAAGTATGCTGCAGAAGGAGCCTACAGCGAACTTACCGTAGTGGCCCGGGTGCTTCGCCAGTTGCCGCAGCAAAGCAACCTGCACCTGGCTAACAGCATGACAGTGCGTTATGCCAACATAGTTAACCTGCGGGCAGAGCAGCAGGTAACCGTTTTTGCAAACCGCGGCACCAGCGGCATCGATGGCTGCACCAGCACGGCCGTGGGCTGCGCCCTGACCAGTACCGGCATCACCACCCTGCTCACCGGGGACATGGCCTTCTTTTACGACCGGAACGGGCTCTGGCATAATTACCTGCCTCAGAACCTCCGCATCGTGATACTGAACAACCATGCCGGCGGCATCTTCCGATTGATTGACGGGCCCCGGCAGCAACCCGAACTGGAGCCCTACTTTGAAACGCACCAGGCCTTGAATGCCGAAAATACGGCCCACGATTTCGGGATGGCCTACACAGCCGTGCATACGATGGAGGAACTGACGCAGGCGCTGCCTGCTTTCTTCTCAACCGATGCGGGCCCAAGTATACTCGAGATCTTCACCGATTCGAAAGCCAATGCCGAAGCCTTCGCCAGCTACAAACAGGCTTTGCAGCAAACTGCTTTTTAA
- a CDS encoding chorismate-binding protein — translation MGDETRIYTLDDIFSAAVAAERAVAIWRLPEAAEVQLCLSLQAQLQTGQPILENSPPGFLFCPFQTTLHQNIFIKADVTFDAISGQLTPAPDVPVEPLKQFYELLAQPVTASWHAPAVNLQALQQTDASYTQAVTDAVTALQAGEMEKVVLSRNKVVPLPGNFSAVAAFEELRAAYPRAFVSLVSIPHVGTWLGTSPEILVSIDEQNIFRTVALAGTQPAGLDNAANAIWRQKEIEEQAMVERYILSCFKRLRLRDYNEVGPRTVTAGNLMHLRTDFTVDLKKEVGFPKLGTDMLELLHPTSAVCGLPKAPALQFILQHEGYDRSYYSGYLGPVNSAAGTHLYVNLRCMQLVAQEAILYAGAGITADSSPEKEWQETQHKMQTIGWVLETENDGITEY, via the coding sequence ATGGGTGACGAAACCCGCATTTATACGTTAGACGATATATTTAGCGCCGCCGTGGCTGCAGAACGGGCGGTGGCTATCTGGCGCCTGCCCGAGGCTGCAGAAGTGCAACTTTGCCTGTCGTTGCAGGCGCAGCTGCAAACCGGCCAGCCAATACTGGAGAACAGCCCGCCGGGCTTTCTTTTCTGCCCTTTCCAGACAACCCTGCATCAGAATATATTTATAAAAGCAGATGTTACGTTCGATGCCATTTCGGGCCAGCTCACCCCTGCCCCGGATGTGCCTGTTGAGCCGCTGAAGCAGTTTTATGAGCTCCTGGCGCAACCGGTCACCGCCTCGTGGCATGCACCTGCCGTTAATCTGCAGGCCCTGCAGCAAACGGATGCCAGCTATACCCAGGCGGTAACAGATGCTGTAACAGCCCTGCAGGCCGGCGAAATGGAAAAAGTAGTCTTATCCCGGAACAAGGTGGTGCCCCTGCCCGGTAATTTCAGTGCGGTCGCTGCTTTCGAAGAGCTGCGGGCAGCCTATCCTCGGGCGTTTGTTTCGCTGGTTTCCATTCCTCATGTGGGTACCTGGCTGGGCACCTCGCCTGAGATCCTGGTCAGCATCGATGAGCAAAATATCTTTCGGACCGTAGCCCTGGCCGGCACACAACCTGCCGGACTTGACAATGCTGCCAACGCCATCTGGCGGCAGAAAGAGATCGAAGAACAGGCCATGGTAGAGCGCTATATCCTGAGCTGCTTTAAGCGGCTGCGGCTGCGGGACTACAACGAAGTAGGCCCCCGGACAGTAACGGCCGGAAACCTGATGCACCTGCGCACCGATTTTACAGTAGACCTGAAGAAAGAAGTTGGCTTCCCAAAGCTGGGTACCGATATGCTTGAATTGCTGCATCCGACCTCAGCCGTTTGCGGACTGCCTAAAGCCCCCGCCCTGCAATTTATACTGCAGCACGAAGGCTATGACCGCAGCTACTATAGCGGGTACCTGGGCCCGGTGAACAGCGCTGCCGGCACGCACCTGTATGTTAATTTGCGCTGCATGCAACTCGTAGCCCAAGAGGCCATCCTGTATGCAGGCGCAGGCATCACAGCCGATTCGTCGCCGGAAAAGGAATGGCAGGAAACGCAGCACAAGATGCAGACCATCGGATGGGTGCTGGAAACGGAGAATGACGGCATAACAGAATATTGA
- a CDS encoding hotdog fold thioesterase, with product MHKNSFTFEKLNEWSKHTMVAHLGIEFTEIGDDYLCGKMPVDHRTHQPMGLLHGGASVALAETLASIGAAMQVDLTKKACVGLEINANHVRSVRSGWVHAKAQALHIGRSTQLWETRIYSEEDELVCISRMTVAVIDKK from the coding sequence ATGCATAAAAATTCTTTTACGTTCGAAAAGCTCAATGAGTGGAGTAAGCACACCATGGTAGCGCATCTCGGCATCGAGTTTACAGAAATTGGCGATGATTATTTATGCGGTAAAATGCCGGTAGACCACCGCACGCACCAACCCATGGGCCTGCTGCACGGCGGCGCCTCCGTGGCGCTGGCCGAAACGCTGGCAAGTATAGGTGCCGCTATGCAGGTAGATCTAACTAAAAAAGCGTGTGTGGGTTTAGAGATTAATGCCAACCACGTGCGCAGTGTACGCTCTGGTTGGGTGCATGCCAAAGCGCAGGCCCTTCATATTGGCCGCAGCACCCAGCTCTGGGAAACGCGGATCTATTCGGAGGAGGACGAGCTGGTATGCATCAGCCGGATGACGGTTGCCGTGATCGACAAAAAGTGA
- a CDS encoding histidine phosphatase family protein, translating to MSLKKVYLIRHGQTDFNLQGIVQGSGVNSDLNAEGRQQAALFFEMYKAVPFDKVYTSTLKRSIQSVQGFLDMGLPHEQHAGLNEISWGTREGTRITPEEDAYYYNMLQRWRDGETNVCIEGGESPALVAARQQPFIDLMLSRTEEETILICMHGRAMRILLSVLLRYPLKCMDTFEHQNLCLYQLDYTGSMFAVKQYCQVAHLQETRL from the coding sequence TTGAGTCTAAAGAAAGTATACCTCATCCGCCACGGGCAAACCGATTTTAACCTGCAGGGCATCGTGCAGGGCAGCGGCGTTAATTCAGACCTGAATGCCGAAGGCAGGCAGCAGGCTGCCCTCTTTTTTGAGATGTATAAAGCGGTTCCGTTTGATAAAGTTTATACTTCCACGCTCAAACGCAGTATACAATCCGTGCAGGGCTTCTTGGATATGGGCCTGCCGCATGAGCAGCATGCCGGCCTGAACGAGATCAGTTGGGGCACCCGCGAAGGCACCCGCATTACGCCCGAAGAGGATGCTTATTATTATAATATGCTGCAACGCTGGCGCGATGGCGAAACAAATGTCTGCATTGAAGGAGGAGAAAGCCCCGCCCTGGTAGCTGCCCGGCAGCAGCCCTTTATCGACCTGATGCTGAGCCGCACGGAAGAGGAAACGATATTAATTTGCATGCATGGCCGCGCCATGCGTATATTGCTGAGTGTGCTGCTGCGTTATCCTTTAAAGTGCATGGATACGTTCGAGCACCAGAACCTGTGCCTTTACCAGCTCGATTATACCGGCAGCATGTTTGCCGTAAAGCAGTACTGCCAGGTAGCCCACCTGCAGGAAACCCGGCTTTAA